ggagggcaaattaaaaatgcgcaaatctttgagatttttttttccgaaaaaacatTGTAACAGACTGATCAATCGATGTTTTGTCTTTCGCTAGCCACTACTTCTTCCCcatatttctgtcgaaatacgAATACCGCGACAAAAAAATCGACTCATATTTTCACTCAATCTGCCGGCGTCATCGATCGGAAcaaatcgcctctgtaacatacTCCCAAATAAATTCTACTTAAAGTaatgttcaaataaaaattgtttacactGTGCAACCATATTACAGTTCACACAAAGTATATCTTTTTTAAGGCCCCAAATAGTTGATTTTTTGCTTGCACACAAtgtcttttttgagggtgcttaTAAACTAATCCCCATACAATTCACAATTCCAAATtttatacgatccggttgaaattgcatACGTGATATCAATATATACGCTAAAATAATCTTGCGAAATTGGTCTTCCCTGGGGAtcctggaggagtaaattttttCCGATCCAATGAACgatgttaaatatttttatttagtcgTTACTGAGTTAATAAAAacccataaaatcaatttttatccCGAAGTTTCATTTCGGGTGTTAATGGGTTAAATGAAAACATTAacatttgttttgtatttgttgtttgtatttattataattaaaatgcataataaaaaatatttaataattattttgtacAAAGTAATACTTAAGGTTTATCTATTCAGTATATAGTACAAGTATGTACATCTTTGGTGAATAGCATCATCATAGTCTAGATAAAGGGTAAaggcatgttttggggtttgaaatgttttccctttataagcatttcaaaacgagtcgttttccccatgcaaaaaatcaagttcaaaacacaagttttcctacaaaacacgtcaattttataatgtaaacgcccctaatttggaatatgctcttttcaaaatatttgtacaaaattattaaaataaatttcatagaaaaaaacgaataaacaatggctttgaagaacatagggacgtgaaaataacttaaaaaaagtttCCCCTTGCGATCGTggtatttagttgaataaacgatgcatatatttgaatttagagtaaatgggaatttcgacTTTCCATGACAAccatcaaactaaaacatctcaacaacggtgtgaacggtgaaatgttttggaaaaacgaatgaagaaAACGAGTaagtgggaacatagcataaaataacaatttttcaccattgcttttctttaaaaattcaaattaaggaAAATAACCTATTCCAATTGTTTGGATCTTTCTCAttcaagttttaacaaaatttgtcacaaaaaatttaaaatagtttttaacatttttaacattggagttgaataaaaacatgttTTGTTTATTGTATTTGAAGATAAAAGGGTATCCACGTGGTCAGACAACAACAATGTGGtgttcaaaaatttgataagcGGTGGCAACACTACTGCATTTTCCGCCAAGGAatgagtgtgtaaatataaccatagcgataggcggtaggcgaaagattttttgcgacaaaaatttcttcttttCTTGCTTCGGAGTGTTTTTGTTGTAAATATAGCAACCTATAGAAAACCCGAAATACGGTTTCCGTCTCGTACTTTGGGCTCCCCATCACGGTTgatactcgtgccaaaaataatttatttatcaatatctgaagaaaattttaccaaaaatctacgaaatttaaaaacaaaaatgttttgaagtttgtcaaaaaaaaaaaaaaaaaatatagaaaattttgtcaaaattttatttgcataaaagatgttgtcaaaattttatttcaatagaaaattttgtcaaaattttatttgcatagatgatgttgtcaaaatgttatttacataaaagatgttgtcaaaattttatttttatagaaaattttgtaaaaattttatttctataaaaaatgttgtcaacattttatgtctataacaatttttttttcgtctttGTCTATGATGCAAAATATGTCATCAACATATTTAGTCAGAAATCTTGGCTTTTTTGAGAGTTTATTCATTGGGTcgtctaataataataattttatttctataaaaaatgttgtcaaaattttatgtctatagcaattttttcaaaattttatgtctatagaaaattttctcaaaattttatttttataaaaaaaaatatttctatagaacatttctcaaaatcttatttctatagaaaattttgtcaaaattttatttctacagaaaattttgtcaacatttgacttctatagaaaattttatcaaaattttccctcttattactgagtgctgcccaacttctctcttattactgagtgctgcccgattccatgtttcgctcaatgacaagggacctcgtttttatggccgagtccgaacggcgtttcacattgtagtgaaaccacttagagaaactttgaaagacTCAGAAATGTTAACAGCATTACTGatggaccctttgtatgcaaggtgggcgtgctaaccattgcaccatggtggctccccctAAGAAATGCACGTAAACAAGTGTTCGACTATcgtctatcgctatggttatatttgtaCACTTAGTTGGAGAATTGCTTTCTTCTTATTCCTCCTTTATGTACTCTCACGGGTCTTCTAGAACTTGGACCCGTTTGGAACAAAACCGATCACAGAAGATAAACACCTAGATTTGCATATAGAGTACATCATGGGTTTTTACTATCTCCTCTGCTGGTGGTGTCATGGGAATTCCCACCTGCGTATCTGTAAAAGAATATTGATCATGCGAAATGGATCGGAGTAAAGGTGAAGTTTGTATATCTAGGGATTGAGGTGGTGTTAAGAAGGGATTACCAATAACTGGTGATGAAGAGTTATTGGTAATTGTTATAGGCTGATTTGGATACAGTGGATAATGCATCGTCATATTAGGGGTTCTTATATTCCAATGTTCTCTTTGATCCATACTTTGCTGTTCTAAAGATGCTGGCGAAGGATAATTCAATACATGCTCTCTGATCTGAGATGTAGGATATCTGGGAAAGGAGTGTTCCATTTGATGTCTTGGAGAGTGAATTTGTGAATCTGGAGGATAAAGTCTGTGTGGACTTATGGAGGCAGTTGGACCTTGGGGAGCGAATAAGTTCGGGGAATTGATTGTATGAGTTGTATTAGGATAGTTACTGGCTATTACAGAGTGGCTTAGGTGAGATTCAGCTGAATATTTCGAGGTATTGTTAGTTCTTACAGAATGATGTGAAGATATCTCCGTGGGATATAGTAAAATTGAAGATGTTTGATATAATGGATAATTCGAGTATAGTTCTTCCTGATATTTAATATTAACTAAGGAAGGAGCGTGATATTCCCTACTGCCTCCAACGGAATGATTCGAGATAGATGTATTAGGCTGTTGATTATGGACTTTTGCTAAAGATGGATTGCCATTGGGTTTTTTAAAATCTACCTTAGACGGATAAATTTTCCGTAGGTGCTTGCCAGTTGCCTTTTTGGTCTTTCCCTTTGATGTGGATTTCTCTGGAACGATGGCCATGTGGGCATTTTgtatattgcgaatttttttatgtaaactaTCTCCGATATCAGAAACAAAAGGCGAAGGAGATGACGAGGGGGATTTCGATATATGGCCTATGGCTAAGAGATTTTCATTTCTCTCAACTACTGCAGATTGTTTCAATGATCTTCTTTGTTTACAGGAATATTGAATAACTGAAGTCGCACGAGTGTGTGGTCCCAGTGGGCGCTCTATCAAATTGGACTTTCTAGTGGGACTTTCTTGCAAACACTGGCGTAAACTCGATGACTTCGAATTAACGGCAATTGCAGAAGATTGAGGATGCGAAAGGCCATGGATGTGTTCAGTAGCTAAAGCGTTTGCATTAGCCAATTCTGGATCTTGGGAATGTGCGGCTGGTACCCCCTCTCCCTGGCCACAAAAATTCGGGGCCATGGTAGAATATTCAGGAATTGAAGGGGCATGTATATATTGATGGTTGTGTTGGGAAGATAAGGCGTTTGCATTGTTACCCAATTCTGCATCTAGGGAATGCGTTGAAGGTCTTACTCCTGTCTGGCCACTAAAATTCGCCATGGAATTTGTTTGTGGTTGTTGTATTATTCGTATGATAGCATCTCTTTttgtgtgaattgaattttcacAATTATGTCTAAAGTCATGATCAAAAATATTTCGGTGGTTGTGTTCATTAGTTACAATCAGTGGCATTTTCATTTCTACATACTCCGAAGGTTCTTGCGATCGTGTCCGTTTACTCTGCCAATTTATTTTCGTTTGATGTATTTGCCGATCTGTGTCTTCATCATTTGTACGAAGAGATATTTGCGAGTCAGGTCGAGAATGATGGCATTGAGACACTGGAGATGATTCCGATAAAGATGTCGAAGGACAAACTTCCGTACGGGAACTTGACATACAATCACGGATGTCTATTTTAATTTCCGCCGAAGTCAGGAGTAAATTTGATGGATTTGCCGAAGAATGAAGTAATGACTCTTGATGGTTGTgttcattattgaagatatTTGGAATACTTAAGTCTCGATTTGGAGGTTTTGACCCTGGAATAATCAATTTTGGATTTTGAGGTCTTGTCTCTGGAATATTCAAGTTTGGTCTCGGATCAAGTATTGAAGATCTTGTCACCTCAGTTTGtcccaaaatattttcttggcGGTTttcattatataaaaaatttggaatatttaACTGAACATTCTGGGAAATCTTTTGTGTGTCATCTACTGATTGGATCACCGAATCCTCTTTTGATTCATTACAATTTTCAGATCCAGGTCTAGAATGGTGAGTTTGCGGCAATGGCGATGATTTAAATGGATTTTCGTTGGATATCGAAGCATAATCTCCCGTAAATAGACTCGAacccaaatttgaattttcataattGTTTTCGGCCAAAGTCTGATGTAAGTCCGATGGCATATTAATTCCCCCGGATGTTTGAGGATACTCCATCGTATGTGCTGGATTTTCTATCACATATGGCCTTTCTAGAGATTCCATGAAACATTGAAGTAATTCAGTAgtttgaaatttcaaaatttgtcgaGGCATTTCGGGTGTTTCAATTTTTACTACAAGATCTGCAGCAGGTGGATGTTTGGCCataagaatatttaaaatttttctataaaaaagaagagAAATCTTTAGCTCAGTTTAATGTAAGAACACTGCTAATTAAATAcaagtttaaataaaataaattaaattaaacgatGCAGCTGAGCTCAGGCTACAATCGGGGTGGCAGGTGGTGGGTCACTGGACGACCTCTAAAGTCAGCTGTGAAAGGGAGTGATGCCCCCGTGGACTCCCGAATCAAACACGGAGAATATAAGAATGACATTGATACGGAATTACGAATATGGACTATGATTTGAACTATGGATCAGAATAGAAAAAACGAACCGAGAGGTAAGACATTCGGTAACCTGAGTACCTGGGAGTGACATTTCAGGGAAATGGCTTTCAGAATAATGTCCAACTGTCCCCGTCCAGTTAAATCTCTGGAAGGGCAAGGAGAACGCTCTGTGTCACGCCAATATTAAGTTGGTACGACATCCTGACCTGGCTGTGAACACAAGTACCCATAAGGTCTTGTGTCAACCCCCGCGAGGACCTTACTGCTTGAATATAGACCCTCGGTGTTATTTCAAAGGGCAACTACGTTATCGGACACATATAATGGCTACAAGTTGAAAGGGAGCTAGCATCAATCTTTAGAGGCAGGTCTAGGATAATGCGGTCgccggtacacacaaaaaattttttttgattcaatcacgaaattaattgatccaattaatttttaattgaaatgtcttcaatcacagaaatgatagtatcaattaaaaaattaattgaaggtcaattaaaaagttaattgatccaattaaaaaattaattgatactattatttttgtgattgatttttgtttcaattaaaaaagttgttgaatcaattaaatttttaattgaatattttttaaaactcaattaaaattttaattgggaaatttttcgtgaaatttttttgtgtgtaaagacGACGTATCACCGACTCGGTAATTGCTAGTGCGGGAGAGGCTGGTATAGTTATCCcacgtaagaaataaaattttgacaaaattttctatagaaataaaattttgacaaaattttctgtagaaataaaattttgacaaaattttctatagaaataacattttgagaaaatcgtctatagaataattttctatagaaataaaatttttacaaaattttcaatagaaataaaattttgacaaaattttgattcaaagtaaagattttaaattttggtaaatttgtgataaaacttttcttaaaattgtggcagattatttttggcacgagtggcagccGTGATTACAGCTTGCCAAAACATGAATTCATTATGAAAATTAGAAAATCAAAACGGAGTCTGCGAGATAGATGGACTACTTTATGTTATCGGTAACTAACCGAACCATGGCAGAGAAAGGCGGGAAGCCTGAATATTGAGAAGGATACATTAGGATACCCCAACACTTCAGACCCCCAAGAACAAGCGAAGTGTATTCCACCAAAAATAGACCGAACGAAGTGTTGGCACCCCTGAGGGTAAATAACGGGCACAGTTATGCGGACTTTTTGAGAAGTTTTAGGGATAAGGTGAATCCAAGGGATGGCAATTCAAACTGTTCTAAAGACTAAGACTGGCTTCATTCTCTTATTAATGGGAAAAGGAGGAGACAAAGAATTGTAATGAAATGCTGTCAAAGTTTATGCCCAAACCTTACCTTTGTTCCGTCTCGAAGAGTTCAATTTCCATATAGGTTTTCtccaaaaatgtggaaaaatcATTTATGGAATCCTGAATGCAGCGAAGATCATCACATATATTTGTGTCCATGACATTGTTGTAAGGATTCAGaatagtttgaaattttcgaacctCTTCAAGAGATTCATTAAAGCTATAAATATGTCTGTTGATTTCCGAGGATATGTGAGGCCGGTAATAGGAATCACTACCGGCCTCACGTTCAGGTCTAACATATCTCAGCTTATTCACATCACAAGCGGGTGAAAATAAAGGTTTGCATGGTGTAATATTAGAAGATGATAAACTTCCATTGGTAGAGTTGATAGGATTTGAACTTGGTAGTGGCTTTTCAAAGCTGGAATATTCCTCATGCTTTGTAGCACCTTCTTTTGCATTTGCCTTAGGCATATTGGAACTGTTTTGTTTCTCAGCCCTGTTAATGTCCTTAGTTTTAGGGCTTATATCATCTACCAATTCAATTTCCTCcggattcgaaataatttctaaGCCCATATTTTTGAGTATTTCTTCTATTTGATCATCCCTTATAGCTTCCATTTCCGTCATTGAGGTACTTCTTAGAGCGGGCCTTGTCTTCTCATCTggcatatttttgattttggtcTGAATACTATTTCTTGTAAAGTCTTTTTGCAATTCCATTCGATACTTTTCTATATTCGTTGGTTTTAGTTTACATTTATCTTCTGACTTTCGAATGGCACGCTTCAATTTGAATTTTACTCTCTCTAAAGTATTCGACGTACTTCTTGCTAATACTTCTGGTGATTTCGGGGTAATTTCTAATTTAGTCTCAGTGGATTTTATGTTATTTGGTGTTTGTTTGCATAAaggatttctagaggaaatccaTGGAAACTTTGATGACTGTATGGGTACTTTCTGAAagagggaaatttttaaaatgtaagtttgataaataatgaaattgttaAAGGTGGTGAATTCCAATCAGCTGACATGATTgcaatcaaaataatatttctgtggaaaattttgtcaatatttgatttctatagaaaatgttgtcaaaattgtattactatagaaaaatttgtcaaaattttatttatatataaaaattttgtcaacattttatttccatagaaaattttgtcaaaattgtatttatatataaaaattgtgtcaacattttatttctatagacaaatttggtaaaaatttatttctatagaaaaatttggcaaaatttttttctatagaacattttgtcaattttttttctatagaacaagttgtcgaaattgtattttcatagaaagttttgttaacattttatttctatggagaatttaagcaaaattaattttctatagaaaattttgtcaaattttctatgcccaaataaatttgacaaacattcttttcctctgttggttaagctacacttgtagtttagtcaatgcatggttttaagctgaaatcaaaaacaacaaaatttttatttccatagaaaattttgtcaatattttatgtccatagaaaatttttgccaaaattttatttctatagagaaaaatttccatagaaataaaattttgagaaaattttctatagcaataaaatttttagaacattgtctataaaaataaaattttgagaaaattttctgtagaaataaaattttgcaaaataagattttgttgttgggtacacggacgaaaaagaatgttttttcatatgtttgggtgtaaaaaataatatgtttggaactcaaatttcttaacacaatattattaagtgcaagcatataatattcataaactagcataacatgtttggacatatatgttaatatgttatgtttgggacataaaatgtttgtaaatataatatgcttagcaaCATATATTATAAACATatgtgtgtttagaaagagagaccgatagagtatgttgcaagtaaaagaatggaagtagaggtgtacacgtgagaaatcttattcacgcacactcacgcacgatattgtatggtaggactcacgctcacgcacgctcacgaaaagaaaatttgtacccacattttatttccatagaaaattttgtcaaaattgtatttatatataaaaattttgtcaacattttatttctatagaaaaatttggcaaaaatttatttctatagaaaaatttggcaaattttttttctatagaactttttgtcaatttttttttctatagaacaatttgtcgaaattgtaaatcttattcacgcacactcacgcacgatattttttggtaggactcacgctcacgcacgttcacgaaaagaaaatttgtactcacgcacgaaaatattttaaatgtcgtgactcacgaaaaatatcgtgactcacgaaaaatatcgtgactcacgaaaaatgtcgtgactcacgaataattttatgagtaatttacctatagaatagaggtatgcacgtgacacgaaattgtcgtgactcgtgAAAATGTCCGTGATTCGTGCGTCAGTGGTGAGCACGCTCATGAAaacagtgtgcgtgagcgtgattaacaaaccaaaatgacatgcgtgagcgtgagtcacgaaaataatatcttcgtgtgtgtgcgtgagtaacgaattacactcactaaaatattcctgctctccaacataaaacgcttaagagttaaattcaattaatattttagtgacacactctcgattttaataatgctcatgttttcagacacttcggtaaggtaaattaattataaaattattcgtgagtcacgacatttttcgtgagtcacgacgttttcgtgcgtgagtgtgcgtgagtacaaattttcttttcgtgagtgtgcgtgagtcctaccaaaaaatatcgtgcgtgagtataatttttcagtcgtgagtgtgcgtgagcgtgagtaaactattactcacgtgcacacctctactatagaacctgactggaaatatgagtatgattaaaatcgaaagcgttataaaacttttaacacttaggatgtcactaaaattatatatgaattgaattcgtaagcattttatgttcgtaagtcaccgtggtgcaatggttagcatgcccgccttgcatacacaaggtcgtgggttcgattccagcttcgaccgaacaccacaaagtttttcagcggtggattatcccacctcagtaatgctggtgacatttctgagtgtttcaaagcttctctaagtggtttcactgcaatgtggaacgccgctcgaactcggctataaaaaggaggatgACAAGGGcatcaacatggaatcgggcagcactcagtgataagagagaagttcaccactgtggtatcacaatggactgaatattctaagtgagcctgatacatcgggctgccacataacctaacctaacctaacctatgttcgtaagcgggattattttcgtgagcgtgtttttccaaat
This is a stretch of genomic DNA from Haematobia irritans isolate KBUSLIRL chromosome 4, ASM5000362v1, whole genome shotgun sequence. It encodes these proteins:
- the LOC142236452 gene encoding uncharacterized protein LOC142236452, which codes for MDIAKTQLDSTMGNNSESRTHLNKSKCLSLEARHSKANESARKIKSTLKSSIFIPKVPIQSSKFPWISSRNPLCKQTPNNIKSTETKLEITPKSPEVLARSTSNTLERVKFKLKRAIRKSEDKCKLKPTNIEKYRMELQKDFTRNSIQTKIKNMPDEKTRPALRSTSMTEMEAIRDDQIEEILKNMGLEIISNPEEIELVDDISPKTKDINRAEKQNSSNMPKANAKEGATKHEEYSSFEKPLPSSNPINSTNGSLSSSNITPCKPLFSPACDVNKLRYVRPEREAGSDSYYRPHISSEINRHIYSFNESLEEVRKFQTILNPYNNVMDTNICDDLRCIQDSINDFSTFLEKTYMEIELFETEQRKILNILMAKHPPAADLVVKIETPEMPRQILKFQTTELLQCFMESLERPYVIENPAHTMEYPQTSGGINMPSDLHQTLAENNYENSNLGSSLFTGDYASISNENPFKSSPLPQTHHSRPGSENCNESKEDSVIQSVDDTQKISQNVQLNIPNFLYNENRQENILGQTEVTRSSILDPRPNLNIPETRPQNPKLIIPGSKPPNRDLSIPNIFNNEHNHQESLLHSSANPSNLLLTSAEIKIDIRDCMSSSRTEVCPSTSLSESSPVSQCHHSRPDSQISLRTNDEDTDRQIHQTKINWQSKRTRSQEPSEYVEMKMPLIVTNEHNHRNIFDHDFRHNCENSIHTKRDAIIRIIQQPQTNSMANFSGQTGVRPSTHSLDAELGNNANALSSQHNHQYIHAPSIPEYSTMAPNFCGQGEGVPAAHSQDPELANANALATEHIHGLSHPQSSAIAVNSKSSSLRQCLQESPTRKSNLIERPLGPHTRATSVIQYSCKQRRSLKQSAVVERNENLLAIGHISKSPSSSPSPFVSDIGDSLHKKIRNIQNAHMAIVPEKSTSKGKTKKATGKHLRKIYPSKVDFKKPNGNPSLAKVHNQQPNTSISNHSVGGSREYHAPSLVNIKYQEELYSNYPLYQTSSILLYPTEISSHHSVRTNNTSKYSAESHLSHSVIASNYPNTTHTINSPNLFAPQGPTASISPHRLYPPDSQIHSPRHQMEHSFPRYPTSQIREHVLNYPSPASLEQQSMDQREHWNIRTPNMTMHYPLYPNQPITITNNSSSPVIGNPFLTPPQSLDIQTSPLLRSISHDQYSFTDTQVGIPMTPPAEEIVKTHDVLYMQI